Proteins found in one Fulvitalea axinellae genomic segment:
- the ileS gene encoding isoleucine--tRNA ligase, which yields MKYNEYKNVNWAEVAEEVLSFWKENKIFEKSVETREGHPSFTFFEGPPSANGTPGIHHVMARAVKDIFCRYKTLKGYQVKRKGGWDTHGLPVELQVEKELGITKEDIGKSITVEEYNAKCRESVMKFKGEWDALTEKMGYWVDLDDPYITFDRNYMETLWHLLKLLYEKGLLYKGYTVQPYSPAAGTGLSSHELNQPGCYRDVKDTSITAQFKLKGTENDYILAWTTTPWTLPSNSALAVNRKIEYVKVRTFNQYTFEPTNVILAKARMGSLFNAKAADLKIEDYKPGDKLIPYEVVEEMTGADLIGKEYEQLMPYIKLPHPAFTIVHADYVSTEDGTGIVHLAKAFGADDYKACIDNDIPGIFVKDENGDDAPIVDKQGRFVPEITDFAGMYVKNYEGKDEKDPNYRSTDVLISIKLKEENKAFKVEKYEHSYPHCWRTDKPVLYYPLSSWFIRTTEYKDKLIELNKTINWKPGSTGSGRFGNWLENLVDWNLSRSRYWGTPLPIWRTDDGKEELCIGSFKELKAEVDKAIEAGFMTEPLSDEFDPHRPYVDDITLVAPSGKPMKRESDLIDVWFDSGAMPYAQWHFPFENQSIFGESYPADFIAEGVDQTRGWFFTLHALAVMLFDSVAFKNVIANGLVLDKNGNKMSKRLGNAIDPFQTIDSYGPDATRWYMISNANPWDNLKFDIEGIKEVQRKFFGTLQNTYSFFALYANLDGFKYEEADIPIKERPIDDQWILSKLNSLKIEVDEAYATYEPTRAARAMQAFVGDQLSNWYVRLNRKRFWKGEYNTDKISAYQTLYTCLLKVAKMASPIAPFYTDRLYRDLNAVTGRNEFESVHLAHFPKVDEGTINKELEQQVEIGQTICTLTHSLRKKEKLKVRQPLQKILVPVLNDEIRNQIDGVADTIKTEVNIKEIELIDDTSGILVKNIKPNFQLLGKKYGPKMKEVAKAVNAFGQEEIAAIERDGNIHATLDSGDEIVLSRDEVLIQSKDIPGWSVASEGHVTVALDITITDELKAEGLARDFVNRIQNLRKETGLEVQDKIKISVAKGDEFAEKALTDNSAYICEEVQAISLEFADAVTNPTELDIDGLKLSVRIDV from the coding sequence ATGAAATACAACGAGTACAAAAACGTCAACTGGGCGGAGGTAGCGGAGGAAGTGCTATCTTTTTGGAAGGAGAACAAGATCTTCGAGAAGTCGGTAGAAACGCGCGAGGGACATCCCTCGTTCACATTTTTTGAAGGCCCGCCGTCAGCCAACGGCACCCCGGGCATTCACCACGTGATGGCCCGCGCCGTAAAGGATATTTTCTGCCGTTACAAAACCCTGAAAGGATACCAAGTGAAGCGCAAAGGCGGCTGGGATACGCACGGCCTGCCGGTGGAGCTTCAGGTGGAAAAGGAACTCGGCATTACCAAAGAGGACATCGGAAAGTCGATTACCGTAGAGGAGTACAACGCCAAGTGCCGCGAGTCGGTAATGAAATTCAAAGGCGAGTGGGACGCCCTGACGGAAAAGATGGGCTACTGGGTCGATCTTGACGATCCGTACATCACTTTCGACCGCAACTACATGGAGACGCTCTGGCACTTGCTGAAGCTTCTTTATGAAAAAGGCCTCCTTTACAAAGGCTACACCGTACAGCCTTACTCGCCGGCGGCGGGTACCGGCCTCAGCTCGCACGAGCTTAACCAGCCGGGTTGCTACCGCGACGTGAAGGACACCTCCATCACCGCGCAGTTTAAGCTCAAAGGCACAGAGAACGACTACATCCTGGCCTGGACCACCACGCCTTGGACTTTGCCTTCGAACTCGGCCCTGGCGGTGAACCGCAAAATCGAATACGTGAAGGTGCGCACCTTCAACCAATATACCTTCGAGCCGACCAACGTGATCTTGGCCAAAGCCCGCATGGGATCTTTGTTCAACGCCAAGGCCGCCGATCTGAAAATCGAAGACTACAAGCCGGGCGACAAGCTTATCCCTTACGAAGTGGTTGAGGAGATGACCGGCGCGGACCTTATCGGCAAGGAGTACGAGCAGTTGATGCCGTACATCAAGTTGCCGCATCCAGCCTTCACCATCGTCCACGCCGACTACGTGTCTACCGAAGACGGTACGGGCATCGTGCACTTGGCCAAAGCCTTCGGCGCGGATGACTACAAAGCCTGTATCGACAACGACATTCCGGGTATCTTCGTCAAAGACGAAAACGGCGACGACGCCCCTATCGTGGACAAGCAGGGACGCTTCGTTCCGGAGATCACGGACTTTGCCGGCATGTACGTGAAAAACTACGAAGGCAAGGACGAGAAAGATCCGAACTACCGCTCTACGGACGTTCTGATCTCGATCAAGCTCAAGGAAGAGAACAAAGCCTTCAAAGTAGAGAAATACGAGCACAGCTACCCGCACTGCTGGCGTACCGACAAGCCGGTATTGTACTACCCGCTTTCGTCTTGGTTTATCCGCACTACGGAGTACAAAGACAAGCTTATAGAGCTGAACAAAACGATCAACTGGAAGCCGGGCTCTACCGGATCCGGACGTTTCGGCAACTGGCTCGAAAACCTCGTGGACTGGAACCTTAGCCGTTCGCGCTACTGGGGCACGCCGCTCCCGATCTGGCGTACCGACGACGGCAAAGAGGAACTCTGCATCGGATCGTTCAAAGAGCTTAAGGCCGAAGTGGACAAGGCTATCGAAGCCGGCTTCATGACCGAGCCTTTGTCGGACGAATTCGATCCGCACCGTCCATACGTTGACGATATTACCTTGGTGGCCCCGTCGGGCAAACCGATGAAGCGCGAAAGCGACCTGATCGACGTTTGGTTCGACTCCGGCGCCATGCCTTACGCGCAGTGGCACTTCCCGTTCGAAAACCAGTCGATCTTCGGCGAAAGCTATCCGGCGGATTTCATCGCCGAAGGCGTAGACCAGACTCGCGGATGGTTCTTCACCCTCCACGCCCTAGCCGTAATGCTGTTCGATTCGGTAGCATTCAAAAACGTGATCGCCAACGGACTGGTACTGGACAAGAACGGCAACAAGATGTCCAAGCGCTTGGGCAACGCCATCGACCCGTTCCAAACTATCGATTCCTATGGCCCAGACGCCACGCGCTGGTACATGATTTCGAACGCCAACCCTTGGGATAACCTCAAGTTCGACATAGAAGGCATCAAGGAAGTACAGCGTAAGTTCTTCGGCACATTGCAGAACACTTACTCGTTCTTCGCATTATACGCCAACCTCGACGGATTCAAATACGAAGAGGCCGATATTCCGATCAAAGAGCGTCCGATCGACGACCAGTGGATTCTCTCGAAACTCAACAGCCTCAAGATCGAGGTGGACGAGGCTTACGCCACTTACGAACCTACCCGCGCGGCCCGCGCTATGCAGGCCTTTGTGGGCGACCAGTTGAGTAACTGGTACGTTCGTCTGAACCGTAAGCGTTTCTGGAAAGGCGAATACAACACCGACAAGATCTCGGCTTACCAAACGCTTTACACTTGCTTGTTGAAAGTGGCCAAAATGGCCTCGCCTATTGCGCCGTTCTACACGGATCGCCTCTACCGCGACCTGAACGCCGTGACGGGACGCAACGAGTTCGAGTCGGTACACTTGGCCCACTTCCCGAAAGTGGACGAGGGAACCATCAACAAAGAGCTCGAACAGCAAGTGGAGATTGGCCAGACCATCTGTACCCTGACACACTCGCTTCGTAAGAAAGAGAAGCTTAAGGTTCGTCAGCCTTTGCAAAAGATCCTCGTGCCAGTACTCAACGACGAGATCCGCAACCAGATTGACGGTGTGGCTGACACTATCAAAACAGAGGTGAACATCAAAGAGATCGAACTGATCGATGACACTTCGGGTATTTTGGTCAAGAACATCAAACCGAACTTCCAGCTTCTGGGCAAAAAGTACGGTCCTAAGATGAAGGAAGTGGCCAAAGCCGTAAACGCCTTCGGACAAGAGGAGATCGCCGCCATCGAGCGTGACGGAAACATCCACGCCACTCTCGATTCGGGCGACGAGATCGTGCTGAGCCGTGACGAGGTGCTGATCCAGTCGAAAGACATCCCGGGATGGTCCGTAGCCAGCGAAGGCCACGTAACCGTAGCTCTCGACATCACGATCACCGACGAGCTGAAGGCCGAAGGCCTGGCCCGCGACTTCGTGAACCGTATCCAGAACCTCCGTAAGGAGACTGGCCTGGAAGTTCAGGACAAGATCAAGATCAGCGTAGCCAAAGGCGACGAATTCGCCGAAAAGGCCCTGACCGACAACAGCGCCTACATTTGCGAGGAAGTCCAAGCGATTTCGCTCGAATTTGCCGACGCCGTAACCAACCCTACCGAACTTGACATCGATGGTCTGAAACTATCGGTAAGGATCGACGTTTGA
- a CDS encoding alpha/beta hydrolase family protein produces MRTKNIFKRKNIIKTLTILFTTLIAIDTYSQDTKELLDFEFKEIKLSGVLNLPTDAEPKGIVLIVHGDGKTNAVKGNWWYDVRMAILKAGYATYMWDKMGCGNSGGSYKNGRPIENEAQEVISAIKHLKESKIKGSKKIGLWGISRAGWINPTVIDQYNNIDFWISVSGVDDDETFKYLLEQNLRINGSPKDSINIIMNEWHNSILLSRGGASYTYYLSATKNLRENKFWKKITNGGISEESYYEYQKNLQNTTLDKDSELPLYLENFDQMLSRITIPVLALFGETDTAVDWTKTKALYEKTLKTKADLTVKTFPNCNHNMWQAKTGAIYEFEDKNWEYVRCDGFLDSITNWLNDLN; encoded by the coding sequence ATGCGAACAAAAAACATCTTTAAGAGAAAAAATATAATTAAGACTTTAACCATTCTTTTCACCACTTTGATTGCAATTGATACCTACAGTCAGGACACTAAAGAATTATTAGATTTTGAGTTCAAAGAAATTAAGCTCTCAGGGGTTTTAAATCTTCCAACAGATGCGGAACCAAAGGGAATAGTGTTAATTGTTCACGGTGATGGAAAGACAAATGCAGTCAAAGGCAATTGGTGGTATGACGTTCGAATGGCTATATTGAAAGCGGGTTACGCTACTTATATGTGGGACAAAATGGGCTGTGGAAACAGTGGTGGTTCTTATAAAAATGGAAGACCCATTGAAAATGAGGCTCAAGAAGTAATTTCAGCAATTAAACATCTGAAAGAAAGCAAAATAAAAGGTTCTAAGAAAATAGGATTATGGGGAATTAGTAGGGCTGGCTGGATAAATCCAACAGTAATTGACCAATATAATAATATTGACTTTTGGATTTCAGTAAGTGGGGTTGACGATGACGAAACGTTCAAATATTTATTAGAACAAAATTTACGCATCAACGGTAGCCCAAAAGACTCTATCAATATTATTATGAATGAATGGCACAATAGCATTCTATTATCTCGTGGTGGAGCAAGCTATACATATTATCTATCAGCAACTAAGAATCTTCGAGAGAATAAGTTTTGGAAAAAAATCACTAACGGAGGGATAAGTGAAGAAAGTTATTATGAATATCAAAAAAATCTGCAAAATACCACATTAGATAAAGACTCTGAACTACCATTGTATTTGGAGAATTTTGACCAGATGCTATCAAGAATTACAATTCCAGTACTTGCCTTATTTGGAGAAACAGATACGGCAGTAGATTGGACAAAGACAAAGGCACTTTACGAAAAGACATTGAAAACAAAAGCTGATTTAACCGTTAAAACTTTTCCAAATTGTAATCATAATATGTGGCAGGCTAAAACAGGTGCCATTTATGAGTTTGAAGATAAGAACTGGGAATATGTAAGGTGCGATGGTTTTCTGGATTCAATCACCAATTGGTTAAATGACTTAAATTGA
- a CDS encoding IS110 family transposase, giving the protein MPAKYSVGIDIAKEKFQVNFTVLEETRKTTIKGSRQFDNITSGFGDFVRWVEKREKDSEAETVFVMEATGTYHEQLAWFLHNQNRKVCLMLANRAKALMTGMGQKSKNDPADAAGLAKIGALHELKEWRPVSKSCYKLRGLTRHHESLHSTKTALNNQKHALRYGMIPLPDVLKGLDSVLVAVEKQLKECESSICKLILEDEELARKTKLVTSIKGVGIMTAAILIAETDGFALFRSVRQLVSYAGYNVRENQSGKRSGKTRITKKGNAHIRRILFLPAFNAVTWDVGNFGQLYRRVYGKTGIKMKAYVAVQSKLLKVIFSLWKNDKVYDSEFHKTSGYQEPKPLFSGGAEGDRQDGQDRNGQHEDGKKEIAVPAGSATLDGLPCDQSPEALFSGATNIEKI; this is encoded by the coding sequence ATGCCAGCCAAGTATTCCGTAGGTATCGACATCGCCAAAGAAAAGTTCCAAGTTAACTTTACCGTTCTCGAGGAAACAAGAAAAACGACGATTAAGGGAAGCCGTCAATTCGATAATATAACTTCTGGTTTCGGGGATTTTGTGCGCTGGGTTGAAAAACGGGAAAAGGATTCTGAAGCTGAAACGGTCTTTGTGATGGAAGCTACGGGAACTTATCATGAACAGCTGGCTTGGTTTCTCCACAACCAAAACCGGAAAGTTTGCCTTATGCTGGCCAACCGCGCCAAGGCCCTGATGACGGGCATGGGACAAAAAAGCAAAAACGATCCGGCCGACGCCGCGGGCCTGGCTAAAATAGGGGCTTTGCACGAGCTCAAGGAGTGGCGTCCGGTCAGCAAATCATGTTACAAACTGCGTGGCCTGACTCGCCACCACGAATCCCTGCACAGCACGAAAACGGCCCTGAACAATCAGAAACACGCGTTACGGTACGGGATGATCCCTTTGCCGGACGTGTTGAAAGGCCTTGACTCGGTTTTGGTCGCCGTAGAAAAGCAACTGAAAGAATGCGAGTCCTCGATATGTAAACTGATCTTGGAAGACGAGGAATTGGCGCGTAAAACGAAACTGGTCACCTCCATAAAGGGTGTCGGGATAATGACCGCCGCGATTCTTATCGCCGAAACCGACGGGTTCGCCTTGTTTAGAAGCGTGAGGCAACTGGTGAGTTACGCGGGGTATAACGTGAGGGAGAACCAGTCCGGAAAACGGAGCGGAAAAACACGGATAACCAAAAAGGGCAACGCCCATATCCGGCGTATCTTGTTCCTGCCGGCTTTCAACGCGGTCACTTGGGACGTCGGCAACTTCGGACAGTTATACAGACGGGTTTACGGGAAAACGGGTATAAAAATGAAGGCCTACGTGGCCGTCCAATCCAAGTTGTTGAAAGTGATTTTTTCTTTATGGAAGAACGACAAGGTTTACGATTCCGAATTTCATAAGACATCCGGATATCAGGAACCTAAGCCCCTCTTTTCCGGTGGAGCCGAAGGCGACCGTCAGGATGGTCAGGACCGGAATGGTCAACACGAGGACGGGAAAAAAGAAATAGCCGTCCCTGCGGGATCGGCTACGCTAGATGGACTTCCGTGTGATCAATCACCTGAAGCCCTCTTTTCCGGTGCCACAAATATAGAAAAAATCTAA
- a CDS encoding helix-turn-helix domain-containing protein encodes MPNHRHLSDHEREYISRMTGLGVSLRKIAKFLGRAPSTISREVRRNFWPGRGYHPELASKLYEARKRWKGRLRWGQANALSTWPHFRDFRHFSLPRTHIQWYSDSKRYRRFRSAYPSIALSTAAILRNAPLFTPRNKPHHYLQMRYLGELLEYHKAACEGRIYRSKWRNPHKKWLAKLRNLLPPSTPIHSATEHTESEIASVA; translated from the coding sequence ATGCCAAACCACCGCCACCTCAGCGACCACGAACGTGAATACATAAGCCGGATGACGGGCTTGGGTGTTTCCCTGCGCAAGATCGCGAAGTTCTTGGGGCGAGCGCCCTCCACCATCAGCCGGGAAGTGAGGCGCAACTTTTGGCCGGGCCGTGGTTACCACCCCGAATTGGCGTCCAAACTATACGAAGCCCGCAAGCGCTGGAAGGGCCGTTTGCGCTGGGGACAGGCCAATGCCCTATCCACTTGGCCACACTTCCGCGATTTCCGTCACTTCTCATTACCGCGCACGCATATCCAGTGGTATTCCGACAGCAAACGCTATCGACGCTTCCGGAGCGCATACCCCAGCATAGCGCTATCCACGGCCGCCATACTCAGAAACGCCCCCCTGTTCACTCCCCGGAACAAACCCCACCACTACCTACAGATGCGCTACCTGGGCGAACTGCTCGAATACCACAAAGCCGCTTGCGAAGGCCGGATATACCGCTCCAAATGGCGAAATCCGCACAAAAAATGGCTGGCCAAACTCCGGAACCTACTTCCGCCCAGCACCCCGATACACTCCGCCACAGAGCATACCGAAAGCGAAATCGCTTCCGTCGCCTAG
- a CDS encoding diphthine--ammonia ligase, with translation MEKVPFFFSWSSGKDSAMALRMALEDESIEVKCLLTTVNEAFGRVSMHGTREELLDRQAECLGLPLRKLRMPEAPSMEDYEKLMADLMEEFGAEGLKGAVFGDIFLDSLKEYREKKMAEVDMDAKFPLWKRDTWELMREFVDLGFKAVVVCVSDKCLDKSFVGRELDQSFVDDLPEGVDPCGENGEFHTFVYDGPIFSKPVKFSRGEVVYRTYKPSDGDDTGDSHGTDTADYDTGFYYMDLSPD, from the coding sequence ATGGAAAAAGTACCGTTTTTTTTCAGTTGGAGCAGTGGCAAGGATTCCGCCATGGCTTTGCGTATGGCTTTGGAGGATGAGTCGATTGAGGTGAAGTGCCTGTTGACTACGGTAAACGAGGCCTTTGGGCGGGTGAGTATGCACGGTACCCGTGAGGAGTTGCTGGACAGGCAGGCGGAATGCTTGGGCTTGCCGTTGCGGAAGTTGCGGATGCCCGAGGCGCCGTCGATGGAAGACTATGAGAAGCTGATGGCCGACCTGATGGAAGAGTTCGGGGCCGAGGGGCTGAAGGGCGCCGTGTTCGGCGATATTTTTCTGGATAGCCTGAAGGAATACCGCGAGAAGAAAATGGCCGAGGTGGATATGGACGCGAAGTTTCCGCTATGGAAGCGCGACACCTGGGAGCTGATGCGCGAGTTTGTGGATTTGGGCTTTAAGGCCGTGGTGGTATGCGTGAGCGACAAGTGCTTGGACAAGTCGTTTGTGGGCCGTGAGCTGGACCAAAGCTTTGTCGACGATTTGCCGGAGGGCGTAGACCCTTGCGGGGAAAACGGCGAGTTCCACACCTTTGTCTATGACGGGCCGATATTCAGTAAGCCTGTAAAATTCAGCAGGGGCGAGGTGGTGTACCGCACCTACAAGCCCTCTGACGGCGACGATACTGGCGATAGCCACGGTACGGATACGGCGGATTATGATACGGGCTTCTATTATATGGACCTTTCGCCGGATTGA
- a CDS encoding M20 family metallopeptidase, which produces MDLKEQIRTLAAQHAKDTVDVRRHLHANPELSFQEHKTADFVESKLRELGLKPERKAKTGIVALIEGKNPEKKVIALRADMDALPITELNDVDYKSKNEGVMHACGHDVHTSSLLGVARILCELKEEFEGTVKLIFQPGEEKLPGGASLMIKDGALQNPEPTGIIGQHVMPLIPTGKVGFRKGMYMASCDEIYMTVKGQGGHGAIPEHNIDPVLITSHIIVAMQQVISRNAGPKRPSVLSFGRVEALGATNVIPNEVKVAGTFRAMDEEWRDEAHEKIRKIAEGIAESMGGECEIDIQKGYPYLQNDPTLTQRQKESAIEYLGKDNVVELDIWMGAEDFAYYSQETDACFYRLGTRNEERGITSSVHTPTFDIDERALEIGPGLMAYMTLKELATKA; this is translated from the coding sequence ATGGACCTTAAAGAACAAATCCGGACACTGGCCGCCCAGCATGCCAAAGACACTGTAGACGTCAGACGGCACCTCCACGCCAATCCCGAGCTTTCCTTCCAGGAGCACAAGACCGCCGATTTCGTAGAATCCAAACTGCGGGAATTGGGGCTTAAGCCCGAAAGGAAAGCCAAGACGGGAATCGTGGCGCTGATCGAAGGCAAAAACCCGGAGAAAAAGGTCATCGCGCTCCGCGCCGATATGGACGCCCTGCCCATCACGGAGCTAAACGACGTGGACTACAAGTCAAAAAACGAAGGCGTAATGCACGCCTGTGGACACGATGTCCACACTTCCTCGCTCTTGGGCGTGGCCCGCATCCTTTGCGAGCTCAAGGAGGAATTCGAAGGTACCGTAAAGCTGATCTTCCAGCCCGGCGAGGAGAAACTTCCTGGCGGAGCTTCGCTGATGATCAAAGACGGCGCCCTTCAAAACCCAGAGCCGACGGGCATCATCGGCCAACACGTAATGCCTTTGATCCCTACGGGAAAAGTGGGATTCCGCAAAGGCATGTACATGGCCAGTTGCGACGAAATATACATGACCGTAAAAGGTCAGGGAGGCCACGGAGCCATTCCGGAACACAATATCGATCCGGTGCTTATCACTTCCCACATCATCGTGGCCATGCAACAGGTCATCAGCCGGAACGCGGGACCTAAGCGTCCTTCCGTACTTTCTTTCGGCAGGGTGGAAGCCTTGGGCGCTACCAACGTAATCCCCAACGAGGTGAAAGTGGCCGGAACCTTCCGGGCCATGGACGAGGAATGGCGCGACGAAGCCCACGAGAAGATCCGTAAAATAGCCGAAGGCATAGCCGAAAGCATGGGTGGCGAATGCGAAATCGATATACAGAAAGGATACCCTTATCTGCAAAACGATCCCACTCTTACGCAAAGACAAAAGGAATCGGCCATTGAATACTTGGGCAAGGACAACGTAGTGGAACTCGACATCTGGATGGGAGCGGAAGATTTCGCCTACTATTCGCAAGAGACCGACGCGTGCTTCTACCGATTGGGTACCCGCAACGAGGAAAGAGGCATCACCTCTTCGGTACACACCCCTACGTTCGACATTGACGAAAGGGCGCTGGAAATTGGCCCCGGCCTTATGGCTTATATGACATTGAAGGAGTTGGCCACGAAAGCCTAA
- a CDS encoding SPOR domain-containing protein: protein MKTRIYITALMSLLFACSPKTAVKQTSYHESLAGYVPDYSQEAGEIDRRQPVIAQTPAEHPVSDDSEGLAKQYASFKARSENSYSTMYSIQAYSGTSREKARSIRATILRQFPGLMPKIEWRQPVYRVKVGQYYNRLEAYSTFRELKRSFPTTLIVPDKVILAKEIDDWPQER, encoded by the coding sequence ATGAAGACCAGAATCTATATCACGGCGTTAATGTCCTTACTTTTCGCCTGCTCACCCAAAACAGCGGTGAAGCAAACGTCTTACCACGAGAGCCTGGCAGGCTACGTGCCCGACTATTCCCAGGAAGCCGGGGAAATCGACAGGCGCCAACCCGTCATTGCGCAAACTCCCGCCGAACACCCCGTCTCGGACGATTCGGAAGGGCTTGCCAAGCAGTACGCCTCATTCAAGGCCCGCAGCGAGAATTCCTACAGCACCATGTACTCCATACAGGCCTACTCGGGCACCAGCCGGGAAAAAGCCCGTTCGATACGGGCGACCATCCTGCGCCAGTTTCCCGGCCTAATGCCGAAGATCGAATGGAGGCAACCCGTTTACCGGGTAAAAGTGGGCCAATACTACAACCGTCTGGAGGCCTACAGCACTTTCAGAGAGCTGAAACGATCTTTTCCCACTACATTGATTGTGCCTGACAAAGTGATCTTGGCAAAAGAGATCGACGACTGGCCGCAAGAGCGGTAA